In Leptolyngbya sp. O-77, the genomic window AGTCCAGCACCAGCAGCGACTCGACACGCGCATCCGGCGCTTTTTTGTCGATGATGCGGCGAACTTTGGCGAGTTCATCCATCAGGTTTTTCTTGTTTTGCAGCCGGCCGGCTGTGTCAATGAGCAGCAGTTCAGTGCCTCGTGCCTGGGCAGCCGTGATTGCGTCGAATACAACGGCTGCGGGGTCGGTATTTTTGCCAGGGTTGGCGATGACTTCTACGTTGCTGCGATCGCCCCACACTTTCACCTGCTGCACGGCGGCGGCTCGGAAGGTGTCGGCTGCGCCAATCAGGGTTTTGTAGCCCGATTTTTGGGCGATGTGGGCGATTTTGCCGATGGTTGTGGTTTTGCCTGCGCCGTTGACCCCTGTGATGAGCCAGATGTTCAGGGTATCCTTCTCTGGGGCAAAGGTGGGGCTAATAGGCTTGCCGCCGGGGTTGTCGAGCATGTCTCGCAGGATTTGTTTGAGGTAGGCGATCGCCGCTTCGGGGGGCAGAGATTCCTGGCGTAGTTTGTCCTGCAAGCGCTCGATAATCAGATCTGTTGCTTCCACGCCCACATCTGCCTGGAGCAACAGCGACTCGATCTCCATCACCGCGTCCTGGTTGAGCGGCCCCTGACCCACGATCGCCCGCAGTTGGTTCACCAAGCTGCGCCGCGTCTTGTCGAGGCCCTGGCGCAGCCGCTTCAGCCAGGTGATTTCCTCTAGGTCTACTTGGTCGGCCCGGCGGCCCTGGGAGGCTAGCACCTGCGCCGACCAGAGAAAGCTTTCATCCAGGGGGAGATCTGGCTCTGGGGCTGAGTCCGTTGGGCTAGCTGCTTCAGGAGCCAGTTTTTCAGCTTCCGCTGCTGCTTCAGCCGCTTCTGCTTTGAGTTGCTCCAAGCGGGCCTGACGCTCGGCCTCAGCCTGTGCCCAAAAGGGGAGCGGGGGCGCAGCCGTCTCTGGCGCGGTTTCTGGCGCGGTTTCTGGCAGGGTTTCTGGCGCGGCAGCCGTCGATAGTCCGCTGGGCGCTACTGCTTCGGCGGGTTTCAATGCGGTTTCTCTGGCAGCAGCCGATTGGGCCGCCCCTAACGCTGCTTCGTCCGTCGTAGCGGGTTCTGTTTCTGGCTCTATGGCAGTTGCGGGCGCAGTGACCACAGCGGCTTCTTGCTGGCGCTTTTGAATATTTTTGTAGGCAGACTTGGCCCAGGCGAGATAGTCTTGGGCGATTGCCGCTTCACCCGCAGCAGCATCGGCAGACGCTTGCGACTCTGGCGCTGGGGCAGCGTCTTTCTGTGGCTCTGGCTCTGCCTCGGCGGGCTGGTTTTCGTATTGACGGTTGAACCAATTAAACGACGACATAGGGAGGGTCGGGGAGTTAGGGATATTGCTCTGGATCAGGAGCAAACGCCCAAGAGCGCCTGGAGCCGCTGCATCCAGATTTCCGCTTCATCTAGCTTATAGTGCTTGCGTCTTTCCTGGTGAAGAGATTTCCGCCAGCCTGGGACAGGGCAAGGCTGAAAGTGCGGCCCATCAGGATGGCTGCTGGGAAAGTCTGATAGCGCCTTATACGGAGCCTTATCTAGAACATTTAGAACTGGAAAGCCTGGGCAGCGGATGATCTGAGGGGTCTTCAGGCTTTTTCGAGCTTGTCTTCAGGTTTGTCTTCGAGCTTGTCTTCGGGCTTGTTTTCGGGCTTGTCTTCGGGCTTTTCGACCACCCGCCGCAGCACGCCATTGATAAAGCGATGTCCGTCGTCGTCGCTATAGCGCTTGGCTAGCTCAACGGCTTCGTTAATGGCCACTTTGTCAGGAATGCCCATGTACTGAAACTCCGCCACGGCCAGCCGCAGAATATCGCGGTCGATCTGGGGAAGCCGATGAAGCTGCCAGTCTATCATTGCGGCGGAAATAATCTGGTCAATTTCGGCGCGGCGGATGCTGACGGTTTGCAGCAGCGCCAGGGTGTAGTCGCGCACCTCCTGATGGTTAGCGAGTTGCAAAATTTCCGGCAGTTCGACGGCGGTGCCAATCCGGTTGATGGCTGCCTGAGCTAGTTCCAGCGCTTCTTTCACCATGACGCGGGCGCTGTCCAGATCTTGGGCTTTGGTTTCACTGGCTAATAGGCGATCGCTCCCCCGCTCGACCTCGGCGGCGGCGGTTTCCAGCAGGTCGTGAACTTCGCCTGTCAGCGTCCGCACAGCGGCCAGGGCGACGGACTGAAGCTGTTGAGCCTCCAGTTTTTCGGGCTTGGAGGGAAGCTGGCTCATGCTCAGCAGCGCCAGTTCTCGCGCGATGCGTCGAGCTTGCATTTCGGGTTCTCAATCCTTAAAAAATTCGAGTGGAAACAGAGGGCCGGCTGGTGGAAAGGCTCAAGTTGGGTCGGATGGCAGTGGCATGGACTGACGCTTGGCTTCGGGGGAGGCGTTTTCAAACGGCGGCTCCATCAGTGGTTCATCCAAGACCAAATCGAGGGGACGGATGTCTTTGACCGCAGCAGGGCGATCGCCATAGCTGCTCGTTCCTAGGTTAGCAGGGTTCAGCCCGCCCGTCGCAAGGGTTCCCGTGGGCAGGTTTCCGGGTGGCAGTCCGCCTGCGGGCAGCGCACTGGCCAGGTTGGGGCCGACAATGCCGCCAGAGACAACCACCTTAAAGGCATCTTCTACCGACATTGCCAGGTTGATGACTTCGGTCTCTGGCACGACTGCATACCAGCCCGTCGTGGGGTTGGGGGTAGTGGGAATGAACAGGCTCAGCATCTTGCCCGACAGGGGGCCGGCGATATCGGCGGTGAATGCGCTGGTAACGAAGGCGATCGCCCACACGCCGCGTCGGGGATATTCCACCAGCACCACTCGCCGGAAACG contains:
- the ftsY gene encoding signal recognition particle-docking protein FtsY: MSSFNWFNRQYENQPAEAEPEPQKDAAPAPESQASADAAAGEAAIAQDYLAWAKSAYKNIQKRQQEAAVVTAPATAIEPETEPATTDEAALGAAQSAAARETALKPAEAVAPSGLSTAAAPETLPETAPETAPETAAPPLPFWAQAEAERQARLEQLKAEAAEAAAEAEKLAPEAASPTDSAPEPDLPLDESFLWSAQVLASQGRRADQVDLEEITWLKRLRQGLDKTRRSLVNQLRAIVGQGPLNQDAVMEIESLLLQADVGVEATDLIIERLQDKLRQESLPPEAAIAYLKQILRDMLDNPGGKPISPTFAPEKDTLNIWLITGVNGAGKTTTIGKIAHIAQKSGYKTLIGAADTFRAAAVQQVKVWGDRSNVEVIANPGKNTDPAAVVFDAITAAQARGTELLLIDTAGRLQNKKNLMDELAKVRRIIDKKAPDARVESLLVLDSTLGQNGLRQAEVFSDAAQLSGVVLTKLDGTAKGGIALAVVQQLGLPIRFIGAGEGIEDLRPFSSYEFVEALLSG
- the nusB gene encoding transcription antitermination factor NusB, with amino-acid sequence MQARRIARELALLSMSQLPSKPEKLEAQQLQSVALAAVRTLTGEVHDLLETAAAEVERGSDRLLASETKAQDLDSARVMVKEALELAQAAINRIGTAVELPEILQLANHQEVRDYTLALLQTVSIRRAEIDQIISAAMIDWQLHRLPQIDRDILRLAVAEFQYMGIPDKVAINEAVELAKRYSDDDGHRFINGVLRRVVEKPEDKPENKPEDKLEDKPEDKLEKA
- a CDS encoding DUF502 domain-containing protein — its product is MSVLQRFKQDLKNDLIAGLLVVIPLATTIWLSFTIASWAIAFLTRIPKQINPFNDFPPILGDFLNLVVGFTVPLALILLIGLMARNIAGRWLLDVGERLLQAIPLAGAVYKTLKQLLETLLRDTNDRFRRVVLVEYPRRGVWAIAFVTSAFTADIAGPLSGKMLSLFIPTTPNPTTGWYAVVPETEVINLAMSVEDAFKVVVSGGIVGPNLASALPAGGLPPGNLPTGTLATGGLNPANLGTSSYGDRPAAVKDIRPLDLVLDEPLMEPPFENASPEAKRQSMPLPSDPT